In Dasypus novemcinctus isolate mDasNov1 chromosome 10, mDasNov1.1.hap2, whole genome shotgun sequence, one DNA window encodes the following:
- the NUMA1 gene encoding nuclear mitotic apparatus protein 1 isoform X3: protein MTLHATRAAALLSWVNSLHVADPVEAVLQLQDCSVFIKIIDRIHGTDEGQQILQQPVPERLDFVCSFLQKNQKHPSSPGCPVSVQKLMEGSELELAKMTMLLLYHSTMGSKSPRDWDQFEYKIQAELAIILKFLLDREDGLNLDEDLENFLQKAPVPSTCSSTISEELSPPSHQAKREVRFLELQRVASSSSTGNNFLSGSPASPMGDILQTPQFQMRRLKKQLADERNNRDELELELAENRRLLTEKDAQIATMQQRIDRLALLHERQAASPPEPRELEELRSKNESLTVRLHETLKQCQDLKTEKSQMDRKINQLSEENGDLAFKLREFTSHLQQLQGALNELTEEHSKATREWMEKQAHFEKELSTALQDKKCLEEKNEILQGKLSQLEEHLAQLRENAPQEKGEVLGDVLQLEALKQEAATLATNNTQLQARVEELETERGRRETEVLAQRSHFEEEKQHLAGLVAELQSSISSLSQVKEELEQASQAQKAQLTAQVAALTSELTTLNAALQQRDQELAGLKQQAEQEKAQLAETLQQQQQASQGLRHQVEQLSNSLQQKEQQLEEAAKEQEAARRDQARQLTSAAEEREASLRERDAALQKLQALEEEKTTKLESLQQQLQVANEARDSAQTTMARVQQEKAEVSQKLEEFHASVERAHQEQREAQAQVAELEAQLRSEQQKAAEREGMAQENGRLQEQLRALEESLKITKGSLEDEKHRAAEALGEQQRCISELESETRRLVEQCKQEQKELEEKNAERSGLEAQLKQLGETHQAETEALRRELAEAIASRRRGETECEQLVKEVATWRERYEDSQQEEAQYGAMFQEQLMALKEECEKARQELQEAKEKVARIEAHSELQISRQQNELAQLHANLARALQQVQEKEVRAQKLADDLSMLQEKMAATSKEVARLEALVRKAGEQEETVPRELLKEHPRAGDREPEWPEEQQGRQFCSTQAALQAMEREAEQMGSELERLRAALMESQGKQQEERGQQEREVARLTQERGRAQADLALEKAAKAELEMRLQNALNEQRVEFAALQEALAHALMEKEGKDQDLAKLRDQEAAQRTELGELQRTMEQLKEQLAKKEACQQSLGMASGEDTQCEATGKTEPLGPELEALRAEVSLLEQQCQEHQEKASSLEHSLESERASRAEQNSALETLQGQLEEKTQALGHSQDALASAQRELATLRAKAQDHSKTEDEWKAQVARGQQESERKNSLISSLEEEVSILNRQVLEKEGESKELKQLIIAESEKSQKLEERLRLLQAETASSNARAAECSSALREEVQTLREEAEKQRLASENLRQELASQAERAEELGQELKAWQEKFFQKEQALSALQLEHTSTQALVNELLPVKHLCQQLQAEQAAAEKRHREELEQSKQAAGGLRAELLRAQRELGELVPLRQKVVEQERAAQQLRAEKASYAEQLSMLKKAHGLLAEENRGLGERANLGRQFLEVELDQAREKYVQELSAVRADAETRLADMRQEAQSTARELEVMTAKYEGAKVKVLEERQRFQEERQKLTAQVEDLNKKLADHDQASKAQQQKLKAQGGESQQEAQRLQAQLNELQAQLSQKEQAAEHYKLQMEKAKTHYDAKKQQNQELQEQLRGLEQLQKENKELRAEAERLGRELQQAGLKTKEAEQTCRHLTSQVRSLEAQVAHADQQLRDLGKFQVATDALKSREPQVKPQLDLSIDSLDLSCEEGTPLPVTSKLPRTQPDGTSVPGEPASPISQRLPPKVESLESLYFTPIPARGQAPLESSLDSLGDVFLDSGRKTRSARRRTTQIINITMTKKLDVEEPDSANSSFYSTQSAPTSQASLRATSSTQSLARLGSPEDGNSALLSLPGYRPTTRSSARRSQAGVSSGAPPGRNSFYMGTCQDEPEQLDDWNRIAELQQRNRVCPPHLKTCYPLESRPSLSLVTITDEEMKTGDPQETLRRASMQPAQIAEGTGITTRQQRKRVSSEPHQGPGTPESKKATSCFPRPMTPRDRHEGRKQSSTEAQKKTVPAVVKQADRRQSMAFSILNTPRKLGNSLLRRGASKKAPSKASPNTRSGTRRSPRIATTTASTATAAAATLRAKGKAKH, encoded by the exons GTGAACAGTCTGCACGTGGCTGATCCCGTGGAGGCTGTGCTGCAGCTCCAGGACTGCAGCGTCTTCATCAAGATCATTGACAGAAT CCATGGCACTGACGAGGGGCAACAAATCCTGCAACAGCCAGTGCCAGAGAGACTGGATTTTGTGTGCAGTTTTCTGCAGA AAAATCAAAAGCATCCCTCTTCACCAGGATGCCCAGTATCTGTGCAGAAACTGATGGAGGGGTCAGAGCTCGAACTGGCCAAG ATGACCATGCTGCTCCTGTACCACTCTACCATGGGCTCCAAAAGCCCCAGGGACTGGGACCAATTTGAATATAAGATTCAG GCGGAGTTAGCCATCATTCTCAAATTCTTGCTGGACCGTGAGGATGGGCTAAACCTTGACGAGGACTTAGAGAACTTCTTGCAGAAAG CTCCTGTCCCTTCCACATGTTCCAGCACCATCTCTGAAGAGCTCTCCCCACCCAGCCACCAGGCCAAGCGGGAGGTTCGCTTCTTAGAGCTACAGAGGGTTGCCTCCTCTTCTTCCACTGGGAACAA CTTCCTGTCAGGTTCTCCAGCCTCCCCCATGGGTGACATCCTGCAGACCCCACAGTTCCAGATGAGACGGCTGAAGAAGCAGCTGGCAGATGAGAGAAATAATCGGGATGAGCTAGAGCTAGAGTTGGCCGAGAACCGCAGACTCCTCACTGAGAAGG ATGCACAGATAGCTACGATGCAACAGCGCATTGACCGCCTGGCTCTACTGCATGAGAGGCAAGCAGCCAGCCCGCCGGAGCCCAGGGAGCTTGAGGAGCTACGTAGCAAGAATGAGAG CCTCACTGTGCGGCTGCACGAAACTCTGAAGCAGTGCCAGGACCTGAAGACCGAGAAGAGCCAGATGGATCGCAAGATTAACCAGCTTTCTGAGGAGAATGGGGACCTTGCCTTTAAG CTGCGGGAGTTTACCAGTCACCTGCAGCAACTCCAGGGGGCCCTCAATGAACTGACAGAGGAGCACAGCAAGGCCACCCGGGAGTGGATGGAGAAGCAGGCCCATTTTGAGAAGGAGCTCAGTACAGCCCTGCAAGACAAG aagtgCCTAGAAGAGAAGAATGAAATCCTTCAGGGGAAACTTTCACAGCTGGAAGAACACTTGGCCCAGCTGCGGGAGAACGCCCCCCAGGAGAAGGGCGAGGTGCTGGGTGATGTCCTGCAG CTGGAAGCCCTGAAGCAAGAGGCAGCCACTCTTGCTACAAACAACACCCAACTCCAAGCCAGGGTGGAGGAGCTGGAGACTGAGCGGGGCCGACGGGAAACCGAGGTGCTTGCCCAGCGGAGTCACTTTGAGGAAGAAAAACAGCACCTGGCTGGCCTGGTCGCTGAACTGCAAAGCTCCATCTCCAGCCTCAGCCAGGTCAAGGAAGAGCTAGAGCAGGCCTCCCAGGCTCAGAAGGCCCAGTTGACCGCCCAGGTGGCCGCTCTGACCTCTGAGCTCACCACACTCAATGCTGCCCTCCAGCAGCGGGATCAGGAGCTGGCTGGCCTGAAGCAGCAGGCTGAACAGGAGAAGGCCCAGCTGGCAGAGACCCTCCAACAGCAACAGCAGGCCTCCCAGGGACTCCGCCACCAGGTGGAGCAGCTGAGTAACAGCCTGCAGCAGAAGGAGCAGCAATTGGAAGAGGCAGCCAAGGAACAGGAAGCAGCTAGGCGAGACCAGGCCCGGCAACTGACCTCTGCTGCCGAGGAGCGAGAGGCCTCCTTACGGGAGAGAGATGCAGCTCTCCAGAAGTTGCAGGCGTTGGAGGAGGAGAAGACCACCAAGCTGGAGAGTCTGCAACAGCAGCTTCAGGTGGCCAATGAAGCCCGGGACAGTGCCCAGACCACCATGGCACGGGTCCAGCAGGAAAAGGCAGAAGTGAGCCAAAAGCTGGAGGAATTCCATGCGTCTGTTGAGAGGGCCCACCAGGAACAGCGTGAGGCCCAGGCCCAGGTGGCAGAGCTGGAGGCCCAACTGAGGTCTGAGCAGCAAAAAGCAGCTGAGAGAGAAGGGATGGCCCAGGAGAATGGCCGGCTCCAGGAGCAGCTCCGAGCCCTTGAGGAGTCCTTGAAGATCACCAAGGGCAGCCTCGAAGACGAGAAGCACAGGGCCGCAGAagccctgggggagcagcagcgtTGTATCTCTGAGCTAGAGTCAGAGACCCGGAGATTGGTGGAGCAGTGTAAACAGGAACAGAAGGAGCTAGAAGAAAAGAACGCTGAGCGCAGCGGGCTGGAGGCCCAATTAAAGCAGCTTGGGGAGACCCATCAGGCTGAGACTGAAGCCCTGCGGCGGGAGCTGGCAGAGGCCATCGCCTCCCGGCGCAGGGGCGAGACTGAGTGTGAGCAGCTCGTTAAGGAGGTAGCTACCTGGCGCGAGCGGTATGAGGATAGCCAGCAGGAGGAGGCACAGTACGGTGCCATGTTTCAGGAACAGCTGATGGCCCTGAAAGAGGAATGTGAGAAGGCCCGCCAGGAACTGCAGgaggcaaaggagaaagtggCAAGGATAGAGGCCCACAGCGAGCTCCAGATAAGCCGGCAGCAGAATGAGCTAGCTCAGCTCCATGCCAACCTGGCTAGAGCCCTCCAGCAGGTCCAAGAGAAGGAGGTCAGGGCCCAGAAGCTTGCAGACGACCTCTCCATGCTGCAGGAGAAGATGGCCGCCACCAGCAAGGAGGTGGCCCGTCTGGAGGCCTTGGTGCGCAAGGCAGGTGAGCAGGAGGAAACAGTCCCCCGTGAGCTGCTCAAGGAGCATCCGAGGGCAGGAGACAGAGAGCCTGAGTGGCCAGAAGAGCAGCAGGGACGTCAGTTCTGCAGCACACAGGCAGCGCTGCAGGCCATGGAGCGTGAGGCAGAGCAAATGGGCAGCGAGCTGGAGCGGCTGCGGGCTGCACTGATGGAGAGCCAGGGAAAGCAGCAGGAGGAACGTGGGCAGCAGGAGAGGGAGGTGGCACGGCTGACCCAGGAGCGGGGCCGGGCCCAAGCAGACCTTGCCCTGGAGAAGGCGGCGAAGGCAGAGCTTGAGATGCGGCTGCAGAATGCCCTCAACGAGCAACGTGTGGAGTTTGCTGCCCTGCAAGAGGCACTGGCCCATGCCCTGatggaaaaggaagggaaggaccAGGATCTGGCCAAGCTTCGTGATCAGGAGGCAGCCCAGAGAACAGAGCTGGGGGAGCTTCAGCGAACGATGGAGCAACTGAAGGAACAGCTGGCCAAGAAGGAGGCGTGCCAGCAGTCTCTAGGCATGGCCAGTGGAGAAGATACTCAGTGTGAAGCTACTGGCAAGACAGAACCATTGGGCCCTGAGTTGGAAGCTCTGCGGGCAGAGGTGAGCTTGCTGGAGCAGCAGTGCCAGGAGCATCAAGAGAAGGCCTCTAGCCTGGAGCACAGCCTAGAGTCTGAGCGGGCCTCCCGAGCTGAGCAGAACAGTGCTCTGGAGACTTTGCAGGGCCAGTTAGAGGAGAAGACCCAGGCTCTGGGACACAGTCAGGATGCCTTAGCCTCAGCCCAAAGGGAGTTGGCCACCCTCCGAGCCAAGGCCCAAGACCATAGCAAGACTGAGGATGAGTGGAAGGCGCAGGTGGCCCGGGGCCAGCAGGAGTCTGAGCGAAAAAACAGCCTCATCAGCAGCTTGGAGGAGGAGGTGTCCATCCTGAACCGCCAGGTCCTGGAAAAGGAGGGCGAGAGCAAGGAGTTGAAGCAGCTGATTATAGCCGAGTCAGAgaagagccagaagctggaagagaggCTGCGCCTGCTGCAAGCAGAGACTGCCAGCAGCAATGCCAGAGCAGCAGAGTGCAGCTCTGCTCTGCGGGAGGAGGTCCAGACCCTCCGAGAGGAAGCAGAGAAACAACGGTTGGCTTCAGAGAACCTGCGGCAGGAGCTGGCCTCGCAGGCAGAGCGAGCAGAGGAGCTGGGCCAAGAGTTGAAGGCATGGCAGGAGAAGTTCTTCCAGAAGGAGCAAGCCCTCTCTGCTCTGCAGCTCGAGCACACCAGCACACAGGCCCTGGTGAATGAGCTGCTGCCTGTCAAGCACCTCTGCCAGCAGCTGCAGGCTGAGCAGGCAGCTGCCGAGAAACGCCATCGTGAGGAGCTAGAGCAGAGTAAGCAGGCAGCTGGGGGGCTGCGGGCGGAGCTACTGCGGGCCCAGCGGGAGCTTGGGGAGCTGGTGCCCCTGCGGCAGAAGGTAGTAGAGCAGGAGCGTGCAGCCCAGCAGCTGCGGGCAGAAAAGGCCAGCtatgcagagcagctgagcatgcTGAAAAAGGCTCATGGCCTGCTGGCAGAGGAGAACCGGGGCCTGGGGGAGCGGGCCAACCTGGGCCGGCAATTTCTGGAAGTGGAGCTGGACCAGGCTCGGGAGAAATATGTCCAAGAATTGTCAGCTGTGCGTGCCGACGCTGAGACCCGTCTGGCTGACATGAGGCAGGAAGCACAGAGCACTGCCCGGGAGCTAGAGGTGATGACTGCCAAGTATGAGGGTGCCAAGGTCAAGGTCCTGGAGGAGAGGCAGCGGTTCCAGGAAGAAAGGCAGAAACTCACTGCCCAG GTGGAAGATCTGAATAAGAAGCTCGCCGACCACGACCAAGCCAGCAAGGCGCAGCAGCAGAAGCTGAAg GCCCAGGGTGGTGAGAGCCAGCAGGAGGCCCAACGCCTCCAGGCCCAGCTGAATGAACTGCAGGCCCAGCTGAGCCAGAAGGAGCAGGCAGCTGAGCACTACAAGCTGCAG ATGGAGAAAGCCAAGACCCACTACGATGCCAAGAAGCAGCAGAACCAagagctgcaggagcagctgcgGGGCCTGGAGCAGCTGCAGAAGGAAAACAAGGAGCTGAGGGCTGAAGCCGAGCGGCTCGGTCGTGAGCTACAACAGGCCGGGCTGAAGACCAAGGAGGCTGAACAGACCTGCCGCCACCTTACTTCCCAGGTGCGCAGCCTGGAGGCCCAG GTTGCCCATGCTGACCAGCAGCTTCGAGACTTGGGCAAATTTCAAGTGGCAACTGATGCCTTAAAGAGCCGGGAGCCCCAGGTTAAGCCCCAGCTGGACTTAAGCATTGACAGCCTGGACCTGAGCTGCGAGGAGGGGACTCCCCTCCCTGTGACCAG CAAGCTGCCTCGTACTCAGCCAGATGGCACCAGTGTCCCAGGAGAGCCAGCCTCACCCATCTCCCAGCGCCTGCCCCCCAAGGTAGAGTCCTTGGAGAGTCTCTACTTCACCCCCATCCCTGCTCGGGGTCAGGCCCCCCTGGAGAGCAGCCTGGACTCCCTGGGGGACGTCTTCCTGGACTCCGGCCGTAAGACCCGGTCCGCTCGTCGGCGAACCACGCAAATTATCAACATCACCATGACCAAG aaGCTAGATGTGGAGGAGCCAGACAGTGCCAACTCATCCTTCTATAGCACGCAGTCTGCCCCTACATCACAGGCCAGCCTGCGAGCTACCTCCTCTACCCAGTCTCTAGCCCGCCTGGGCTCTCCTGAGGATGGCAATTCTGCTCTGCTCAGTCTGCCTGGCTACCGGCCCACCACTCGCAGCTCTGCTCGCCGCTCCCAGGCTGGGGTGTCCAGTGGGGCCCCTCCAG GAAGGAACAGCTTCTACATGGGTACTTGCCAGGATGAGCCAGAGCAGCTGGATGACTGGAATCGCATTGCAGAGTTGCAGCAGCGCAATCGAGTATGCCCCCCGCACTTGAAGACCTGCTATCCCCTGGAGTCCAGG CCTTCCCTGAGCCTGGTCACCATCACAGATGAAGAGATGAAAACCGGTGATCCCCAAGAGACCCTGCGCCGAGCCAGCATGCAGCCAGCTCAGATAGCTGAGGGCACTGGCATCACTACCCGGCAGCAGCGCAAACGGGTTTCCTCAGAACCCCACCAGGGCCCTGGTACCCCCGAG TCTAAGAAGGCCACCAGCTGTTTCCCACGCCCCATGACTCCCCGGGACCGACATGAAGGGCGCAAACAGAGCTCTACGGAGGCCCAGAAGAAAACGGTTCCAGCTGTTGTTAAACAG GCTGACCGGCGCCAGTCAATGGCCTTCAGCATCCTCAACACACCCAGGAAGCTCGGGAATAGCCTTCTGCGGAGGGGAGCCTCAAAGAAAGCCCCATCCAAGGCATCTCCCAATACGCGCAGTGGAACCCGCCGCTCTCCTCGCATTGCCACCACCACAGCCAGCACTGCCACTGCTGCTGCCGCTACCCTTCGGGCCAAGGGCAAG GCAAAGCACTAA